A stretch of DNA from Desulfovibrio desulfuricans DSM 642:
CTACCCCACGCTGAGCACAAAAACTTCCTGTACGGAACAGGTCAATCTGATGATGGATCTGCTGGCCTATGCCGATGGCGAAACCACGCTGCTTGAAGAAGCAGACATTGTGGGCAGGGATATTTTTCGCTGTGCGGAAACCATGCGCAAGCTGGTTGAAAAGGACGTGCTGGCGGTCAAAACCTGCTGACGACTGTGCGCGGCATGGATGCAAGGCCACCGCGCAACAGCCGCATCACGCCATGTCCCAGCCCTGGGTTGTTTCCCGCCCCTGCTTGTAGCGGAAGTCGCATACCTTGCCGCCCTCAGCCAGCGTTGAGGTGCGCGCAAGGCCCGTGCCCTCCGCCCGTGCGGTGGGAAAGTCCACCCGGCAAGGATAAGGAGCCAGCTCGGGCATGCCCAGCGAGGCAAAATACTTCATCAGCCCGCATTCCGTGTAGTTTACACCGATATCAAAATCGCGCCCATCACCCCGAAATACCGTCTGCACCCAATCCAGCGGATAGCGCCGCTGCTGGCTGCGCATGGCCCAGCCCTGCAACAGGGCAAAATACTCCGGCGTAAAGAACCGCTGCCCGTTGGCGCGGTAGGCTTCCTTCTGCTCCTCAAAACTGTAGACCGCCAGATCGTACACAAGCTTGCCCACATCCCTGGCGCTGAATCCGTGCTCGCGCATGGCAGTGTACAGCGCCGCATACTGCGGCCCTACCAGAAAACTGGGGTAGGTCAGGTTCTCCGGCCCGCCAATATCCGGCAGAGGCAGCAGACGGTCATGGGCCTGCCTTGCCTGGGCAACCATGGCGCGCAAATCTTCCGCTGGCCGCTGCCCGGCGAGCATCTGCTCCGCACCGGCGCACATTTCTGCAAATTCGGCTTTGAGGGCCTCATCGCTCACCGGCTTGCCGATGCCCTGCGCAATGGAGGCCATACAGGAACAGGGCAGCAGCAGAGCGGCGCAGGTTCCCAGCGCCAAGGAGCAAAATGCGCGCCGGGTATAGCGTGGAAGCATAGTGGCATGGTGCATGACGGCTCCTGCTTGCGGCGCGCCTGCGCGCCAGACTGGGGGGTTACGGCATGACTCACACTAGCGGGAGCCGGGGGCGCTGTCCACGCGAGCCATAGCAGCGGCAAGGGCCTGTGGTATGGTCAGTGGCATGGATGCAAGGCACGCCTCGCTTTTGTAAACAGACTGCTAGTAATTATAAATCATCATCTACAAATTTTAAATATAATTCAGCATAATATATGCCCATGACGATTTCATCACATTGGTATACCGGTTGACATGTTAACATAACTGGTACATGCAAAACGGCTGGCCGACGCATATGGGGGACTGACGTCATTTCACCCCTGCGGCCGAAAACTGTTGCCCTGTGATCAGACCAGCCGAGGAGCGTTCATGCCAATGCCTTTTGCCGTTGTGGTGTTGCAACACCACAGTGTCCGCCTTTTCGGTGTGCGCATCCACACAACCCTGCACAACGCCCCGCAGGAATGCCCCCGGCTGTGGAATGAGGTCTTTACCCCCCGCATGCCAGAGCTGAGCGGCAAGCCCAGCAATACCTATCAGGGGCCGTCTTACGGGCTTTCTTTGTTTACAGACCATGCAGGACTGGCTTTTGATTACTGGGCTGCAATGGAAGCTCCGGAACTTGCCGCGCCTCCCGCAGGCATGGACGCGGTAACCCTGCCGGGCGGTCTCTATGCCTGTTGCCGCATCCCCGCCGCAGGCATGCTTCAGGAAGCATACGACTACATGTATGACGAATGGCCTCAAACGCCGGGCGGCTATACCGTTCTGGTCGACAAGCCCTGCTTCGAGCGCTACGACAGCCGCTTTATTCAGTCCGGCACCCACGATGTCTATGTGCCCGTGCTGCCCCGCGAAGAATAGCCTGCCCCCTGCTGCGGGCTATTGGGCCGACTTCCCAGCTTCTTGGGCCTGATTTTCTGGCCTGACGACATAAGCTTTTCATTCCTGCTCGGGCTTTCTGCCGTGCTCTGCCTATTTGCCTTCCCCTTCAAGCCATACTGTAAAAGTATGCTATAAATTGCACTCTTTTTCGGAATATGCCATATTGCGAATGAATCGTAATAATCGGCAATTCGGCTGCACCCTTGCGCCCGCATATGCCGATAAGGGAGCATACATGGCACTGACCCGACGTAATTTTCTGGTGGGCGCGGCCTCTACGGCAGGCATTGCGGCTGCGGGGCTGGATGCCCGGGCCGAAACCAATGGCGCGAGCGCCTCTGCCCAGCATGCGGAATACGCAACCCTGCTCGACATTGAAAAATGCATCGGCTGTGGCCAGTGCGTGGAGGGCTGCCGCGATCGTAACGGGAACCGCTATCCGGAAGTCAAAAAGCCCCTGCCGGTCATGTTTCCGCCCGGAACCAAGGACGAGGACTGGTCTGGCAAGCGGGATGTGGACGACAGGCTCACGCCCTATAACTGGCTGTATATTGAGAGCGTTACCGTGCAGAAGGACGGCGCGCCGCTTGAACTGCATATTCCCCGCCGCTGCCTGCACTGCACAAATCCGCCCTGCGCCAACCTCTGCCCATGGGGCGCGGCCAGCCGCCAGCCAGAGACAGGCACGGTGAGCATAGACAGCCAGACCTGTCTTGGCGGGGCAAAATGCCGCACGGTCTGCCCCTGGCACATCCCGCAGCGGCAATCGGGCGTGGGGCTGTATCTTGACCTCATGCCGCGCTTTGCCGGCAACGGCATCATGTACAAGTGCGACCGCTGCGCAGACAGCTTTGCCCACGGCCAACTGCCCGCCTGTGTAGAGGTTTGCCCCCAGCAGGTGCAGACCATTGGCCCCCGCGATGAAATTCTGGCGCAGGCCCGCAAGCTGGCGCAGGAGCGCGGCGCGTACCTTTATGGCGTGACGGAAAACGGCGGCACCAATACTTTTTATCTATCGCCCGTGCCGTTTTCCGAACTGGCGGCGCAGGCCAAACCCGGCCCCGGCAAGCCCACCTTTGGCCCGGTGGAGGACTCCATGGCGCAGGCTGGCAACCTCACCCGCATGCTGATAACGGCACCGCTGGTGGGCGTGGCAGGGGCGCTGGTAAATGCCGCACGCCAGGGGCAAGGCCCGAGCCACACGCAGGCCCGCCCTCAGGGTGCGCTGCATGACCCCAAGACTGAAGCTGCCCTCTCCGGCGGCTTGCTCAAGAAGCTGTGGGTGACCGTGGCCCTTCTGCTCGGCTTTACGGGCATGATGCAACTGCCCGTGGCAAGCCGATACGGCATTGCCAAAGTTCCCGGCCTCACATGGACAGGCGATTTTTACACCACGCTGAACGTCCACTATATTCTGGCTGCCCTGCTGCTGGCGCTGGGACTGTATTGGCTGACCCTGCAGGTGCGCGGCAGGCTGCGGGGCCGCCTTGCCTACTGGGGCAAGGTGCGGCTGGCAGTGCTGGGGGTTGTGGTGCTGAGCGGCATGGCCCGCGTTGCCAAAAACCTGCCTTCCATCACGTTTTCGCCGGGTATGACAACCTTTATTGACCTTGTGCATCTTGGTTTTGCCGTGCTGCTCGGCGTGCTCTGCCTCTGGCTGTGGGTAACAGGGCGCGGCGCATGGCGCGAGGATGGATAAAGGGCGTTGCCCGCAAACATGACTGTATGCACAGGCGGGTATTCTGCGGAATGCCCGCCTTCATTATGGGCTTGGCTTGCACCCGCAAAAATTTGTCTGTACTGGTCGCTACGGCTCTTGGCCCCGGCAGGATTTGGCGCTACGCTGATAGCTGCATCTTCCCTCCTCAAGCTAGTTTTGTGACATCCACATCCACCAGCGAGGCGCATCATGACCATGCCCGCATTTTACATCCCCCACGGCGGCGGCCCCTGCTTTTTTA
This window harbors:
- a CDS encoding GyrI-like domain-containing protein, which gives rise to MPMPFAVVVLQHHSVRLFGVRIHTTLHNAPQECPRLWNEVFTPRMPELSGKPSNTYQGPSYGLSLFTDHAGLAFDYWAAMEAPELAAPPAGMDAVTLPGGLYACCRIPAAGMLQEAYDYMYDEWPQTPGGYTVLVDKPCFERYDSRFIQSGTHDVYVPVLPREE
- a CDS encoding L-2-amino-thiazoline-4-carboxylic acid hydrolase; translated protein: MHHATMLPRYTRRAFCSLALGTCAALLLPCSCMASIAQGIGKPVSDEALKAEFAEMCAGAEQMLAGQRPAEDLRAMVAQARQAHDRLLPLPDIGGPENLTYPSFLVGPQYAALYTAMREHGFSARDVGKLVYDLAVYSFEEQKEAYRANGQRFFTPEYFALLQGWAMRSQQRRYPLDWVQTVFRGDGRDFDIGVNYTECGLMKYFASLGMPELAPYPCRVDFPTARAEGTGLARTSTLAEGGKVCDFRYKQGRETTQGWDMA
- a CDS encoding 4Fe-4S dicluster domain-containing protein; amino-acid sequence: MALTRRNFLVGAASTAGIAAAGLDARAETNGASASAQHAEYATLLDIEKCIGCGQCVEGCRDRNGNRYPEVKKPLPVMFPPGTKDEDWSGKRDVDDRLTPYNWLYIESVTVQKDGAPLELHIPRRCLHCTNPPCANLCPWGAASRQPETGTVSIDSQTCLGGAKCRTVCPWHIPQRQSGVGLYLDLMPRFAGNGIMYKCDRCADSFAHGQLPACVEVCPQQVQTIGPRDEILAQARKLAQERGAYLYGVTENGGTNTFYLSPVPFSELAAQAKPGPGKPTFGPVEDSMAQAGNLTRMLITAPLVGVAGALVNAARQGQGPSHTQARPQGALHDPKTEAALSGGLLKKLWVTVALLLGFTGMMQLPVASRYGIAKVPGLTWTGDFYTTLNVHYILAALLLALGLYWLTLQVRGRLRGRLAYWGKVRLAVLGVVVLSGMARVAKNLPSITFSPGMTTFIDLVHLGFAVLLGVLCLWLWVTGRGAWREDG